Genomic DNA from Sardina pilchardus chromosome 4, fSarPil1.1, whole genome shotgun sequence:
tgccacattagcctttgatatactgataaagtctgcctatttgcttcaccttttgccgatctagatggttcaaactgcacgcattcttcatcaaaataactcgttatgtctacatgttcgtctaatttcgctaaactttcatcattagaagaaaacaacctatgctaTGTTGCTACtctaatctcagcgtctttttctaatagaagttgaaagttttaactagcccatctgtgaaatccctcggcatctcttctcgccagaatcactatattccacctgacatctcagacgcatctatctgcgctcacaacagaggcTATACTTGGCGTGCGCAttctgttcgcgttgcgtctttgtcaacaattcgcttccactaatgtttattaaacgcataggggctacattcacgcatcccttgctgatcagacacgttttaaatgcggctctagaaacacctcaagatgcgttagcgtctgcgcatgatttctaaactcagttgtaaattcaattcaccttgacccccccccccccccccctaaatattttctcatcggatctgcacgaaccatgtaagtcacctatttttgattcaaaacggcgaatttcgccgaaaggtgaggagtttgcatgcctgcaaACATGCTGTTAACGATACACCCAAGCACAACAAATCCTGCCGATGGGCGAACTAGTGAATGGTCGATTACACCGAATTTCACTGGCCAGTTAATCCATATCATTGTCTGACTGGGTTGGAATTGGGGAAAGCTCAGTGACTTAAAATTGTTATTTTTAACTGTAACCAGGAAGAACCGGATATTAACAAGGAGTCATGGTAAAACCCACGTCTGAACCATCACTTGCAAAGTGATATTACAGCAAAGTGTAATATCAAAACATAACAACATCCCCCATCCCCATGTTTTACGCCTGAGGCTTTAACTGCCAGCAGCCATCATGGCAGGGAGCTGGGTCATTTCCAGAGACCACAGGTTGGATATACCAGCGACAGCTGAGGCTGGGCAGGCCTGGCTAGGGCCGGCACCCAAATGAATGCCACTTGCAGTTGCACAGTTGTCGCTCTTTTCCATTAATATTGATGTgaaatgtgtaggtgtgtatgtgagtgtacatgtatgtgtgtgtgtagtgtgtgtgtgtgtgtgtgtgtgtgtgtgtgtgtgtgtgtgtgtgtgtgtgtgtgtgtgtgtgtgtgtgtgtgtgtgtgtgtgtgtgtgtgtgtgtgtgtgtgtgtgtgtgtgtgtgtgtgaatgagtgagaggggggggggggggggacactgtttatgtacagtataccaaGCTATATTTAACTTCTATTTGATTCACAGTGTTGTCAACATTTGAGCTTGAGTTTGATTGAGTTTGACTGATTTTGTGGCTATGGCTGTTTTCTGAGAAAAGATTTAGCTGAATCATAGACTACATGTTGCCATGAACAATGGTAGGCCATTCCTGTTTACTGAACTTTGATTATGTGTAGGAGCCTGCTTTGAAGTACAAACTTGTCAGCTGCTGCCCCCTAGAGGATAGTTTCAGCACATCACCCCAAGTTCCTGTGAGGGTGTTGGGAGTTAAAATGATCAAAAATGAGAAACGGTCCAAAGAAGAGAAACTACAATAATGATGCCAGCATAGCTTTTAATTATCCTGATCAAGGGGATCACAGTCCTGTAGTCAGCAAGTATCTTGCTATGGAATAGAaacttgtttattttatgaatttCATGAAAAATGTGCTAGCATGTCCCACATTGTGCTAGAAGCCATGATTAGGTATCACCTTCATTATGCTTAGCTGGATTATATAACTCTAAAATACAATAATTAGGCAATTTGTGAAAACACAACGCACAATGAGACCACCGACGCCATGTTCAACATAAGCAATCTAATGATGCTAACATTCATGAGTATCTCAGTAGCTTATCTTGTAGACAGGCTCTCCAACGTGAAGGGTCCCGGTCTGTTTGACGATGTAGTATTGCCCAAACAGAGGGGATGGTCCGTACGTCTTCTTCTCTGATGGATCGCACAGACGGTAGCTTCAGATTTAAACAAAAGTgaagaaaaacatattttattttttatttttggtcaGAAGCTGCACTCAAAATATGAAAAATACAGATTTTTATCTGTGAAGTGTGACGCAAATCAATATATATGATCTGTAATATAATACACTTTtacacagtactgtatataaaaataaatatgttatattttatattacattttacattaagtagcctactatTGCAGGTATCCAAGTAATCATATTATTGAATCATTGTTTATCTCATTGTTTAACACATTGCTCTCTGAGTGCGTGGCTTTTGTTGTTTACCTTTTGAGGGTGTCCAAGGACTCTGTGCGGTTGCTCACCCCAGTATCAGGGTCCACTGTTGTTAAAATGCATCTGTTCGCAGAGAATGCACATGTATGTAGTCATCAATGCTGATGGCGGTCTTTAAAGGGCCACTTGTACGATTTGAGCATTTATGAATAAACAACTATTTCTGTGACAGCATTTGTCCAATGAATTGCATATATCCTGTATTTAACATAGCACCTCTTGACATACAAAATGGTATTACCAGAGCGTTTTGCCTGAATCTATCCAGTTAGCATGCTAACTTTAGTGGCTATCGGGGCAACACAACCGTGTGTGACAATAATATTGTAACTTGTAACTATTATAACTTGACATATTATGTCAAAGCGGTTATTTTTTCACAATCtatttctataggatttaaaaGCCCAGTTAAAAGTCCAGCACATTTTCAAGCGAGGCTAAAAATGCTGAGAGGAAGCTGAGGCCCATCTCAAGGGGagtgtacctatgttccccaggtcctatgttccccactttgtatgggactgggaaacatagaaccctttttttggtacattttaaaaagggtcctatgttcccccacttttcccaaaaagggtcctatgttccccagtcgcaatacataccggggaacataggacccttttggcgaaaaccggggaacataggacctggggaacatagagATGACCCTCATCTCAAGCTACCTTCCACAGGCCATGACCCTCTTCATCCTCACAGGGCCGATCTGGATCTCGTCCCAGGAATCCTATAAAACAGAGACTGATGATTAAGTAGAAACGCTAAATGTTTTTCATTAAATTCAATTTTCACTccacagaaacaaaacaaactgttgTAAGACGTATGCTTATAAACATTAACCCTAAACACATTAATCAtgtaatactgtacatccagaTAAAGGATAGCGTTTCTGAAGTGGCTGAAGTTATTGGTCATTCTCAGAGCTACTATCTTGTTATACCGAAAGCTAATCGGAATTCAGGAACAGTGCCTGATAAGTCGTAACAAATTACatgttaatggtgtgtgtgtgtgtgtgtgtgtgtgtgtgtgtgtgtgtgtgtgtgtgtgtgtgtgtgtgtgtgtgtgtgtgtgtgtgtgtgtgtgtgtgtgtgtgtgtgtgtgagagagagagagagagagagagagagagagagaaagtgtgtgtgtgtgtgtgtgtgtgtgtgtgtgtgtgtgtgtgtgtgtgtgtgtgtgtgtgtgtgtgtgtgtgtgtgagtgtgtgtgtgccgtaccTCACTGAAAGCCTCACAGTCATTAACTACGATGCTGGGCCTGTACTGGGCCACAGTAACATCATTGTCCAGTCTGGAGTTCAGGTCTCTCAGAGAGGCCTCTGACAGCAGCATGATTGGCCCTGCGTCAGAATAGGCAACCTACAACAAGCACACTTATATTCAAGCACTAAAACAAGCATTAATTAACACTAAATAACAAGCACTAATTAACACTAATTCAATCACTATTTAACACTAATTCAAGCACTAATATTCACTTGCATGTATTAATTTAGCTGACATTTTTATTCAAAGCTACTTTTAAGGAACAACATTCAAACCACAGCGCAATGGGAGATGAGTTAGAGTAAAAAATAATTACTGCCTTTTAAGAACAGCAAGAcagcaaataaaaacaacagcaacaacaacaacaacaaacaataacCAAAGGAGTATAATTCATGTAAAATATATAGCATGAAACATAGCATTAGAAACAGTCTTCCTATGAGCAATACAACAACAATCCCAAGATGATGGCAATGACAAGGAAATCCATTTTGACACTTACACCCACAAAGTATTAATTTAGCCACAACATGAGCATGCCTACAAGTGAATCTTACAAACTGACtataaacaacatcaacagttAGGAAACAATGCATGTGTGATGCTcctttgctgtaaatacatttctgcatttttccaactgcatttttttttttatatttgcaGGTGTTGTTGCTTCTGTTTATCACAATAAGTTTCGGTTTTGTCTTCCCCTCTTGTCGGTCGCTGACTGACCTGACATTTTTCTTGTTTAAGGGAAATGGTTATGCTCCAGACTAGATCTCTCTGATAGAAATCTAGGAGGGTGGGCCAGTCTAGCAAATGAGTGTAGCATAGGCCTCTATGAAGATAGAAATGATAATACAATTGTTCAAGTTAACAGGAGCTGAAGCATGGCCCTACCTCCTCATCTGGAGGAAAGGGTGGCTTCCTCTCCTTACACTTCCTGGGCTTCATCCGAGGCTCGTAGTGCACCATGCGGACAGTCTTGCCGAGGTAACGTGTGAGCCAGCCAGAGACCTCGTCCCCACAGTCCCTCCCCTGGATGTTCTCAGTGAACACCCTGCAGGATAGATGACACGGAGCTCCTGGTTCAATCACCTGATTCTGATCACAGGTGTTCTAAACAGTGTGTAGGAGACTGGTTAAGATTGTGAGAGTGACAAGAAACTTCCTGGCATCTCGTTATTTCGCCGAATGGAGAGAGTTGAGTGGTACTCTGTGGCCAGTTAGTTTGGAAAGTGAACATAATCTGTAAGAAGGTCTGAGATGTTGCCACTGCATATCTTGAATTGACCCAATCATGATGCAGGCTGGACCACAACCTGCACTGAATGGTGTGCAGGAGGCAAGTCCACCAAGACATTTTACACAGTTTTAGAAGCTAATTCATGATTTCATAATTAGTTGGCTATGCATCTAGTTCCCTATTATGTGCTAGTAATGCTTCACTTAAAACCAATGTgatccctatctggacacagagatgagttaaaaacaaacaaacaatgtaagttgtgttgtttgttttcaacacattcgttttaagagtaaGCCCTGTTGAAGAACCAATCGTTCAACAAAACTGTACATTGTCAAACACAAACAGTCTGACAAAATTCTTTGTAGGCCTGTAAACGCACCATGTGAAGTTAAGTGCTTTGTAAATGCATTTAAACTCAAATGCCAGCTCTGGTTTAGGAGCACTTAGAGCAGATAGCCTATCCCCACTGTCCATATAGAATGGAGGCAATACAGTATATGGgcaaaacatcacaaatgtgATTCAGAAGCCTCTGCTTCTCTGGAGATCTGGAGGGTCTATTTCACAAGTGGTGTGTTAAGTGGGACAAGGGCTGAATAGGGATAGCCAGGCTGGGTTCCAACTTGGCACTGAGTGTGAGATTCTGGCTAATGTATCACCAAGATGACCTGACTTGAGTCTTGCTGAGCTTTGAACTGTTTGCACTGACTTAAACCCCTTACGTAAAAATAACTATGGAATCTTAAAGCATTTAGGAACATAAATATAATAGTGTTATAGGAATATAACACTATTAGATATTATGGGAACCTTATATTTTGGGACATACTAAGTATTATAAaagtgtaaaataaataaatacaggtAATAGGGTAATAACTATTAATAGTTTAAGGGCCTATTATTTCATGAACTATGTTTTAGTAAATCCTCTACTTCCTACACAAAAGGGTTGTGGGTGGCCTCTGAAATCAAATTAATGAACCTTTGACTCTTACTTGCAGTTCAGTATGTTATTGTTCGGCTGATGCTGAGGAACCCTTAATTCCTCCATGCCAGGGGCGTTAAGGCAGATGTCTCCTCCCTCGGCCGTCATTCTCACCAACACAACGCGCGGGACCTGCCTCGCAGTCACCATCCGTCCGTCCTCTGCAATCACGAGCCAGTGTCTGTAACGGTGAAGTCCAGTCCAGTGATTAGAGCGGACAAAAAGAATGCGGCA
This window encodes:
- the LOC134078777 gene encoding mitochondrial amidoxime-reducing component 1-like; amino-acid sequence: MALKETVLKVFDQNGKAALYAAGAGVALLGLGLGYKYMQRPKKLTQVGVISQLILHPLKSGKGLQVAKAECLRMGLKHGELRDRHWLVIAEDGRMVTARQVPRVVLVRMTAEGGDICLNAPGMEELRVPQHQPNNNILNCKVFTENIQGRDCGDEVSGWLTRYLGKTVRMVHYEPRMKPRKCKERKPPFPPDEEVAYSDAGPIMLLSEASLRDLNSRLDNDVTVAQYRPSIVVNDCEAFSEDSWDEIQIGPVRMKRVMACGRCILTTVDPDTGVSNRTESLDTLKSYRLCDPSEKKTYGPSPLFGQYYIVKQTGTLHVGEPVYKISY